DNA from Oscillatoria salina IIICB1:
TATAACTAATGTCATCGAGAGTATTACTACCATCAGTATTGTAGTAAGAAACATTCAGGCGATCGCCCCAACCTAAAAGATTATTATGCCCGATTTGGATGATGCGGCGATGGCTACCCACACTTGGCGATCGCTGGTTATCTAATCCCAATTCGGTGTAAAATCCAGGTGCATCCTCTACGAATACTTCTAACCTACTTACCCCTGGACGAGTTCCGGCAGTTAATTCTACTGATAATCTTTCTATGAGAGGATCTAGTTGTAATAGCTGTAAGGCGGTTAATAACTCTTGTTGATTTAACGGTGCTTTGGTAGCATTTTCTAAACGAGAGCGAACGTAACCTGGTTTGAGTCGATCTAATCCCGAAATTTCAATCTCTTCAATCTCACCTTCTACTACTTGGATCGTTACTGTACCATTTTCTAAGGCTTGGGGAGGAATAAAAGCCCCAGAAGTAATATAACCTCGCTGTTGATAAAGTCGAGTTACTGCTTGTTGAGCTGCTAAAAGTTCGGCAAAAGTTAGAGGACGATTAGTGTATTCTGCTAATAAGCGATCTAATTCTTCTTCATCAAAAACCGTACTCCCGACAACTTCAAACTCCCTGACAGTGATTGTACCAGGAATCGTGGGGGATTCTGGCTCTGGAGTTGGTGCAGTGGGTGGTTGGAGTAACTCTTCGGGAGGTGGTAAAGGTTCGAGATCCGGTTGCGATCGCGGTTCGGGTAAAATTGGTTCGGGTATATTTGCTGGGGGTGTTGTTTGCGCTACACTTCCCCTGACTAAACTCCCTTCCACCAAGAAAAAAGGTATTCCTAACAATAACCAACTTAATTTTGACATTTTTTTGGTTTGTAGTTGTTCGTCGTCCGTCTCTTCGTAAATTTTGCGAATATTCAAGCGGAAATCATTGGCGATCGTGTTTATTTAACTATTCCAATAGTAACTAAAAAAACTCAGAAAAGTCAGAAAAGTAGGAAAGGTAGGAAAAGTAGGAAAGGTAGTAAAGGTAGGAAAGGTAGGAAAAGTAGGAAAAGTAGGTTATTTCTCGATCGTACTTGAAGCTAAGAAATTCTAGGCTATAATCCAGATAGAGCAATTACCGTAGAGTTGTCTAATTGTCAAAGAGCGCTAATAGTGCGGGCATTTTGCCCGTATTTTTTTTTGATTAGTTAGATAATTATTTCCTCTTGGATTAATCAGTTATAGCCAGGAAGATTTCAACTACATTCAGCTTATTTAGAAAGCGATCCATCAAGAGATAAGAGTGAATTTTAGATTCACTGAAAATCAAGAAATAATTAACAAAAAAAGAGGTGGGCAATGCCCACCCAAGATTTTTACAAGGTTAACGACTGAGGTTCAGTTTCAATTAACTTGGCTAAATCTTGTAGAAAAGCGGCGGCATCGGCACCGTAAATAATGCGGTGATCTGAAGTCATATTCACCTGCATTTGTCGCTTCACGCCCATCATACCGTCGTCAGTAGCGACAACTTGCGGACGAGATGCACCGATCGCCAAAATTGCACCTTGTCCTGGTGGTAAAATCGCATCAAAGCGATCTACGCCAAACATACCTAAATTCGAGAGAGTAAACGTACCAGTGGTATATTCATCTGGTTGTAACTGCTTAGAACGCGATCGCGCAACTAAATCTTTCCAACTACGAGACAAGGAATAAATATCAAGTTGGTCAGCATTTTGCAATACTGGAGTAATCAATCCACCATCAGACATAGCTACAGCTACAGCCACATTAATCGAGGAACGATACTGAATTCCTCCTTCGGTGTAGCTAGCATTAATAATGGGATGCTTTTGCAACGTCACTGCTACCGCTTTAGCTAGCAACGCCGTCATCGTTACGCCCTTAGATTTAATTTGCTTGTAAAGCTTATCTAACTCATCAGTGGTGATGGTATAGCCAACCCGGAAAGTGGGAACCTGCAAACTAGCAACCATATTCCTCACCACTGCATTTTGCAGAGTGTTCAAACGGACTACCTCGCCACCAGCAGCAGGCATTGGTTGGGCGGCAGCCGCAGGTGCAGGTTGAGATGGCGAGACAGTTTTCACCTCTGGTAAAGGTGCTTGTGTCGGTTTCGTTTCGGTGGGAGTACGCCCTGCGGCAGATTCTACATCAGCAGCAACAATTCTGCCATGAGGACCGCTACCTTGAAGTTGTTTGAGTTCAACTTGCAATTCTTTAGCCAGTTTGCGGGCGCGAGGTGAAGCAATCACTCTGCCGTTAGTACGGCTAGAAGTTGTGGCTTGCTTCTCGGCGACAGGTGTTTGAGAAGCCGTTGACTTTTGCGGGCTAGCCGTTGCAGGTACAGAAGAACCATTCTTCATTCCGGCTGCTTTTTGTTTAGCTTCTTCAATTTCCGCTTCCGTTTCTGCTAATAAAGCGATCGCCGAACCGACAGCAGCTTCTTCACCTTCTGGGACAATTATACTCGCCAGAAATCCTTCATTAAAGGATTCTACGTCCATATCGGCTTTATCCGATTCGACGATAACCACCGTGTCACCTTTTTCCACTTTGTCACCTGGCGATTTTTCCCAGGAAACAATTTTGCCTTCTGTCATGGTGGAACTAAGGGCGGGCATGAAAATTTCGTGGATCATGGGGTGGTCTTCCGATTTGAGGAGGTTTGTTTAATAAATTTTTAAGTCAGATCGCATTTTACCAGTTTTTTCTAACATCATGGAGTTGTCGGGGCAAACCTTCTGTGGTTGCCCCTCTCCAGAGTAGAGTTTAAATATCGCCGCGAATTTCTTCAACTACCCCATCACGCACCAAAATTTCGACGTTAAGTTTGCGTACCAAATTATCTCCCGGTTCAACGCGGAAAAAGCTTTCCATTTGACCTTGGGGGACTTCTTGATCCAACTCCAAAAGCTGCACTTGTTGCAACTGCTGGAGAAACTGATTTTTTTGTTCGAGTAGTTCGCTTTTCTTTTGGTTAACCTGATTTTGGATACTTTCAATTTGCTGAGTAACTACCGGACCTGGAGGTGTTACACTTTGCTTTTGAACTTCCGCGATCGCTCTTTGTCCCTGCATATCCAATTGTTGTAGCTGGGAGTCTATGTTGGAGATTTGATCTTGCAGTTGTCGTTGTACTTCTTCTTTCCAGCGTGTCGTCACTACTACTTTAACGACCACTGGACGTTTGAGTAGTAAGTGTGATTTAACTTCATCCATGAGTTTTTTCCTTAATCTAATTACGCAATCGCCGTTTATCCGTCTTGCTTGGTTAGCTAGTAACTAACAACTATCTTTTTTCAAACATCCCGTTAATGATATCGCGATAGCGTTCTGTCACAACGGGACGCTTGACTTTCAAAGTTTGCGTCATCATCCCATTTTCAATAGAAAATGGCTCTAAAATTAAGCGGAAAGGTCCGATGCGATCGTCTTGACGATATCCAGGACGATTTTTCACTTCCCGATTTAATTCTTGGCGATACAAACTTTCTATTTGTGGATTATCTAAGTCTTCGCGCTCGCGACCGTAGTCATCTGGTATCTTTAGAGAAAGATTTTGGGAGTTTACCCATTGTTTGAGAGCATCTAAATTGGGGACAATCAAAGCACCTAGCGATCGCTCATCTTGACCTACTAACATAATCTGATCGATGTACGGACTCCGCACGCAAGCGTCTTCAATCGGCTGCGGTTCAATATTTTCCCCGTTAGTAAGTACAATCGTATCTTTGGCGCGTCCAGTCAAAACTAAGTCATTACGCGGCGTTACTAAACCTAAATCCCCCGTATTAAACCAACCTTCCTCATCAATTGCTTTGCTTGTTGCTTCGGGATTTTTATAATAACCTTTCATCACCTGGGGACCTCGGACTAAAACTAAACCACGTTCTCCTGGTGGTACATCTCGCTTACTTTCCGGGTCAACAATCCGTACTTCCGTCTCTGGTAGCGGCTTTCCTGCTGAATAACGTAAATTTTCCCAAAAACGACGCGCGTTAGTCACCGGGGCTGTTTCGGTCAATCCGTAACCCACCAATACAGTAACATTGATAATTTCGTAAAATGTATCTAAATGGCGAGCTAAAGAACCACCACCGCTAATTACCGCTTTCAGATTTCCCCCGGTGGCTTCTCGGACTTGACGATAAACCAGTTTTTCTGCTAAAGCGTGCAAAGGATAAAGTGCTGAAGCTTTGATTTTTGCCAAAAAGCGATCGCGCGCTGACGCTTTTAGTTTATCTAAGCTTAAGCGTTCTGCTACTCGCTTTGCTTGAATATATTGCTCGGAAATATTTAAGAAAAACTGCACTAATTTTTGTTTATTCGCAGGTTGTTCCCGTAACTGTTTTTGGATCGCTTCGTAAATTGATTCCCACAGTCGAGGAACTCCGATCATATAATCAGGTTTAAATTCTTTCAGGTCTGTTTTGAAATACCGCAAATTTGTATAAATCAACGTACAACCTTGAGATAACACAAAATATTCGGCGGTACGTTCGTAAGCGTGCCAAGTAGGTAAAATGGTTAACAGGCGAGAATTTTTACCCGGTTGAATAATTGTTCCTAAAGTATTTACTTGATGTAAAATATTTCCGTGGGTAAGCATCACTCCCTTGGGTTTACCTGTTGTCCCAGAGGTATAAAGCAGAGTTGCCACAGTCTCCCGATTTTGTTTTACTGGTTCTAAAGAAGCATTTGCTCCTGCTGCCATTAATTGTTGAAAATTAACGATTTTCAAAGAAGAATCTAAATTTGGTTCTTCGTCTGCTAAGACAACTACTAATTCGATAGGTAACTCTTCT
Protein-coding regions in this window:
- a CDS encoding dihydrolipoamide acetyltransferase family protein, whose translation is MIHEIFMPALSSTMTEGKIVSWEKSPGDKVEKGDTVVIVESDKADMDVESFNEGFLASIIVPEGEEAAVGSAIALLAETEAEIEEAKQKAAGMKNGSSVPATASPQKSTASQTPVAEKQATTSSRTNGRVIASPRARKLAKELQVELKQLQGSGPHGRIVAADVESAAGRTPTETKPTQAPLPEVKTVSPSQPAPAAAAQPMPAAGGEVVRLNTLQNAVVRNMVASLQVPTFRVGYTITTDELDKLYKQIKSKGVTMTALLAKAVAVTLQKHPIINASYTEGGIQYRSSINVAVAVAMSDGGLITPVLQNADQLDIYSLSRSWKDLVARSRSKQLQPDEYTTGTFTLSNLGMFGVDRFDAILPPGQGAILAIGASRPQVVATDDGMMGVKRQMQVNMTSDHRIIYGADAAAFLQDLAKLIETEPQSLTL
- a CDS encoding ShlB/FhaC/HecB family hemolysin secretion/activation protein, which gives rise to MNIRKIYEETDDEQLQTKKMSKLSWLLLGIPFFLVEGSLVRGSVAQTTPPANIPEPILPEPRSQPDLEPLPPPEELLQPPTAPTPEPESPTIPGTITVREFEVVGSTVFDEEELDRLLAEYTNRPLTFAELLAAQQAVTRLYQQRGYITSGAFIPPQALENGTVTIQVVEGEIEEIEISGLDRLKPGYVRSRLENATKAPLNQQELLTALQLLQLDPLIERLSVELTAGTRPGVSRLEVFVEDAPGFYTELGLDNQRSPSVGSHRRIIQIGHNNLLGWGDRLNVSYYNTDGSNTLDDISYTVPINARDGTISFSHRRTESEIIEEPFNELDIISESRTYQLSYRQPVYRTPNTEFAVGVTGTLQESETSLLGIPFPLSAGAENDGETTVTSLRFFQEYTTRTAQQVFAARSQFSLGIDAFDATINEENPDGRYFSWRGQAQYLRLLAPDTVFLLRSDLQVADRPLVPLEQFSLGGQLSVRGYRQDVLLADSGFFASAEVRVPIARIPEWDTILQVTPFFDFGTVWNNNEVELEEQTISSVGLGLQLLIGSNFVARLDWGIPLVELETTGDSLQEEGIYFSIRYSPF
- a CDS encoding YlqD family protein, which encodes MDEVKSHLLLKRPVVVKVVVTTRWKEEVQRQLQDQISNIDSQLQQLDMQGQRAIAEVQKQSVTPPGPVVTQQIESIQNQVNQKKSELLEQKNQFLQQLQQVQLLELDQEVPQGQMESFFRVEPGDNLVRKLNVEILVRDGVVEEIRGDI
- a CDS encoding AMP-dependent synthetase/ligase, with product MSKQTPVSPGAFSFTERERANLRRMVDYSTIDSIPQIWASVVERFGDELALYDPHSKPEVKLTYRELSQQIEQFAAGLQAMGIKPGTHIGLFADNSPRWMVADQGIMMTGATNIVRSAQADPQELIYILENSDSTSLVIEDLKTLKQLQASLEELPIELVVVLADEEPNLDSSLKIVNFQQLMAAGANASLEPVKQNRETVATLLYTSGTTGKPKGVMLTHGNILHQVNTLGTIIQPGKNSRLLTILPTWHAYERTAEYFVLSQGCTLIYTNLRYFKTDLKEFKPDYMIGVPRLWESIYEAIQKQLREQPANKQKLVQFFLNISEQYIQAKRVAERLSLDKLKASARDRFLAKIKASALYPLHALAEKLVYRQVREATGGNLKAVISGGGSLARHLDTFYEIINVTVLVGYGLTETAPVTNARRFWENLRYSAGKPLPETEVRIVDPESKRDVPPGERGLVLVRGPQVMKGYYKNPEATSKAIDEEGWFNTGDLGLVTPRNDLVLTGRAKDTIVLTNGENIEPQPIEDACVRSPYIDQIMLVGQDERSLGALIVPNLDALKQWVNSQNLSLKIPDDYGREREDLDNPQIESLYRQELNREVKNRPGYRQDDRIGPFRLILEPFSIENGMMTQTLKVKRPVVTERYRDIINGMFEKR